Proteins from a genomic interval of Gordonia sp. SL306:
- a CDS encoding amino acid permease codes for MTSTAITPPAEPPTSSGGDADDLSEFGYDQQLHRSLGTFASFAAGFSFVSILTTIFQLFGLGFGFGGPAFFWTWPIVYAGQFLVALCFAEIAARYPISGAIYQWSRRMGGEVIGWFGGWFMMIAQVVTASAAAIALQVVLPSVWSGFQIIGDDPTLTSTSGAANAVLLGSILLVIVTAINCVGISWMSRINNIGVTCELVGVVAVVLALFTHAKRGPDVVFDTGIPGQQPGYIWAFIVSGLMAAYVMVGFGSAGELAEETRNPRRVAPRTIRLALTVSAIGGGLMLLGALMAAPTLDDELATGGLPYVLDSVLGSFWGKVLLCDVAVAIFICTLAIQTACSRLMFSMARDGRLPFSKTLSHVNERTGTPIAPSILIGLLCIGILVVNVGNSAIFATLASVCIILIYLAYLAVTAPMLYRRFQGWPKGGVAVDAEGKKLFSMGRLGIVVNLLAVLYGAFMVVNLSWPRAEVFDPAGEMPILRWAGPICIAITVLVGIACFPRGKEHPKPVTVGA; via the coding sequence ATGACCTCCACCGCCATCACCCCTCCGGCCGAGCCGCCGACATCGTCGGGCGGCGATGCCGATGATCTGTCCGAGTTCGGCTATGACCAACAGTTGCACCGATCTCTCGGCACGTTCGCGTCGTTCGCCGCCGGCTTCTCCTTCGTGTCGATCCTCACCACGATCTTTCAGCTGTTCGGCCTGGGCTTCGGGTTCGGCGGGCCGGCGTTCTTCTGGACGTGGCCCATCGTCTACGCAGGTCAGTTCCTGGTTGCGCTCTGCTTCGCGGAGATCGCCGCGCGCTACCCGATCTCGGGCGCCATCTACCAGTGGTCGCGGCGAATGGGCGGAGAGGTGATCGGCTGGTTCGGCGGCTGGTTCATGATGATCGCCCAGGTCGTCACGGCCTCGGCCGCGGCCATTGCACTGCAGGTGGTCCTGCCGTCGGTGTGGAGCGGGTTCCAGATCATCGGCGACGACCCGACCCTGACCAGTACCAGCGGTGCCGCCAACGCGGTGCTGCTCGGTTCGATCCTGCTCGTCATCGTCACGGCCATCAACTGCGTCGGCATCTCCTGGATGAGCCGCATCAACAACATCGGCGTCACCTGCGAGCTCGTCGGCGTCGTCGCGGTGGTCCTCGCGCTGTTCACCCACGCCAAGCGCGGGCCTGACGTCGTCTTCGACACCGGCATCCCCGGCCAGCAACCCGGCTACATCTGGGCGTTCATCGTCTCGGGCCTCATGGCCGCCTACGTCATGGTCGGCTTCGGCTCGGCCGGTGAACTCGCCGAGGAGACCAGGAACCCGCGGCGGGTCGCTCCCCGAACGATCCGTCTCGCCCTGACGGTCTCCGCGATCGGTGGCGGACTGATGCTGCTCGGTGCACTCATGGCGGCGCCCACCCTCGACGACGAACTCGCCACCGGCGGTCTGCCCTACGTTCTCGACTCGGTTCTCGGCAGCTTCTGGGGCAAGGTCCTGCTGTGCGATGTCGCCGTCGCCATCTTCATCTGCACCCTGGCGATCCAGACGGCGTGCTCGCGGCTGATGTTCTCGATGGCTCGCGACGGACGGCTCCCGTTCTCCAAGACGCTGTCCCACGTGAACGAACGCACCGGCACCCCGATCGCACCGTCGATCCTGATCGGACTGCTCTGCATCGGCATCCTCGTGGTCAACGTCGGCAACTCGGCGATCTTCGCGACCCTTGCCAGCGTCTGCATCATCCTCATCTACCTGGCCTACCTCGCCGTCACCGCGCCGATGCTGTACCGCCGATTCCAGGGCTGGCCGAAGGGCGGCGTCGCGGTGGATGCCGAGGGCAAGAAGCTGTTCTCGATGGGTCGTCTCGGTATCGTCGTGAACCTCCTCGCGGTCCTCTACGGCGCGTTCATGGTGGTCAATCTGTCCTGGCCGCGGGCCGAGGTGTTCGATCCGGCGGGGGAGATGCCGATCCTGCGCTGGGCGGGTCCGATCTGCATCGCGATCACCGTGCTCGTCGGCATCGCCTGCTTCCCGCGGGGCAAGGAACATCCCAAGCCGGTCACCGTCGGCGCGTAG
- a CDS encoding TetR/AcrR family transcriptional regulator: protein MATPPASSRTAASPGRPRLVKPKRRGETARDEILDAAAELFTRHGYTGTSTRMIADAVGVRQASLYHYFKTKDDILAALLATTVDPSLEQARELLTSEGEPLQRLLDLARYDVTQLAAARWNLGALYLLPELADVRFGEFRAARQELSAAYEALATAALADVSDTRGLLPFRLVESVIMMRSDETRGELGAHTVTGLVDTIVGAIEMLMEHKPTQSADE, encoded by the coding sequence ATGGCGACGCCTCCGGCTTCATCGCGCACGGCCGCGAGCCCGGGACGGCCACGGCTCGTCAAGCCGAAACGCCGGGGCGAGACCGCCCGCGACGAGATCCTCGACGCCGCAGCCGAGCTGTTCACCCGCCACGGGTACACCGGGACGTCGACGCGGATGATCGCCGACGCCGTCGGAGTCCGGCAGGCATCGCTATATCACTATTTCAAGACCAAGGACGACATCCTGGCCGCTCTGCTCGCGACCACCGTCGATCCCTCACTCGAGCAGGCGCGTGAGCTCCTGACGTCCGAGGGGGAACCGCTGCAACGCCTGCTCGATCTCGCCCGCTACGACGTCACGCAGCTTGCGGCAGCGCGGTGGAACCTCGGCGCACTCTATTTGTTGCCCGAGCTGGCCGACGTGAGGTTCGGCGAGTTCCGCGCCGCCCGCCAGGAATTGTCGGCCGCATACGAAGCGCTCGCCACCGCGGCCCTGGCCGACGTGTCCGACACTCGCGGACTGTTGCCCTTCCGGCTCGTCGAGTCGGTCATCATGATGCGGTCCGACGAGACACGCGGCGAACTCGGCGCTCACACGGTCACCGGACTGGTCGACACCATCGTGGGCGCCATCGAGATGCTGATGGAGCACAAGCCGACGCAATCGGCCGACGAGTAG
- a CDS encoding DUF222 domain-containing protein, which translates to MSGPAWSLSSWWGVASPWPDLAPLFTGDVGADEIPDADTNDLVGSFVALQRGQSFLAWQRYRTAAELHSRIVGNTPDPHALFLKDGFADCAARIAVALSITQQAAEKVINQALALRDRLPLIAERLRDGRISAELVATIISRTDLIDGHDHATLIDGEIAAALDLHQGAWSRERLQDMVDRIVFRHDPDAVREQRRRALDARGMWVHAGKDGTATLTATMAAENARIAAAAVKALAAAVCECDGRTRQQRASDAMFALLSGTPFECQCGTSQCGAQIPEPATIPPVDSTVVIHVVCDEATLNGTADHAGYVAGHGVVSDEHVRDLAARPDAVIKRLVPPGTPQNPDGSFTLPAHLTSDPYRPSAALDTFVRIRDGYSVIPGNTTSSFDADVDHVAEYDHHFPAFGGQTTPDNLNAKDRFGHLLKTFGNWVDDQYRDHTGRLRTELTTPEGLIISGVPEHLDILFPGLRRIRFTAPSQAPPLSTPGPQPSPPTRSQSRVAAKHARRQQERERNRKRREATDD; encoded by the coding sequence GTGTCGGGTCCGGCGTGGTCGTTGTCGTCGTGGTGGGGTGTCGCCTCACCATGGCCCGACCTCGCACCGCTGTTCACCGGCGATGTCGGTGCCGACGAGATCCCCGACGCCGACACCAACGACCTCGTGGGCTCGTTCGTCGCACTGCAACGCGGCCAGTCGTTTCTGGCGTGGCAGCGCTACCGCACCGCGGCCGAGCTGCATTCCCGGATCGTCGGCAACACTCCCGATCCGCACGCGTTGTTCCTCAAGGATGGTTTCGCCGACTGCGCCGCCCGGATCGCGGTGGCGTTGAGCATCACCCAGCAAGCCGCCGAAAAAGTCATCAACCAAGCCCTCGCGTTGCGCGACCGGCTACCCCTGATCGCCGAACGTCTCCGTGACGGACGTATCTCGGCCGAACTGGTCGCGACGATCATCTCCCGCACCGACCTGATCGACGGCCACGACCACGCGACCCTCATCGACGGTGAGATCGCGGCCGCCCTCGACCTCCATCAAGGAGCATGGTCACGCGAACGCCTGCAGGACATGGTCGACCGGATCGTATTCCGGCATGATCCCGACGCCGTACGCGAACAACGCCGCCGCGCCCTCGACGCGCGCGGCATGTGGGTGCACGCCGGGAAAGATGGCACGGCCACACTGACCGCGACCATGGCGGCCGAGAACGCACGCATCGCCGCAGCCGCAGTGAAAGCCCTGGCCGCCGCGGTGTGCGAGTGCGATGGCCGCACCCGACAGCAACGCGCGTCGGATGCCATGTTCGCCCTGTTGTCGGGTACCCCCTTCGAATGCCAATGCGGTACGTCGCAATGCGGCGCCCAGATCCCCGAACCCGCCACCATCCCGCCGGTCGACTCCACGGTCGTCATCCACGTCGTCTGCGACGAAGCCACCCTCAACGGCACCGCCGACCATGCCGGCTATGTCGCCGGGCACGGGGTGGTCTCCGACGAGCACGTCCGCGATCTCGCCGCGCGCCCCGACGCCGTCATCAAACGGCTCGTCCCGCCGGGCACACCCCAGAACCCGGACGGCTCATTCACGCTGCCCGCACATCTGACGTCCGACCCGTATCGGCCGTCGGCCGCCCTGGACACCTTCGTACGGATTCGCGATGGCTACAGCGTCATCCCCGGCAACACCACCTCGTCCTTCGACGCCGACGTCGACCACGTCGCCGAATACGATCACCACTTCCCCGCGTTCGGCGGGCAGACCACCCCCGACAACCTCAACGCCAAAGACCGCTTCGGGCACCTGCTCAAAACCTTCGGCAACTGGGTCGACGACCAGTACCGCGACCACACCGGCAGATTGCGCACCGAACTCACCACCCCGGAAGGACTGATCATCTCCGGCGTCCCCGAACACCTCGACATCCTGTTCCCTGGACTGCGCCGCATCCGATTCACCGCGCCATCGCAAGCACCACCGTTATCCACGCCGGGACCGCAGCCATCACCGCCCACCCGCTCGCAGAGCCGGGTGGCGGCCAAGCACGCCCGCAGACAACAAGAACGCGAACGCAACCGCAAACGCCGCGAGGCCACCGACGACTGA
- a CDS encoding MarR family winged helix-turn-helix transcriptional regulator, translated as MAGRSMRFDPIAEARQNWSDAGWGDVADGMVAVTSVMRAHQILLARVESALRPYDLSFSRFELLRLLAFSRQGALPITKASDRLQVHVTSVTHAIRRLEEAKLVRRVPHPTDGRTTLVEITDLGRSTVEDATATLNTEVFGDVGMSDDEMAAMVTAIQSLRRDAGDF; from the coding sequence ATGGCAGGCCGCAGCATGCGTTTCGATCCGATCGCCGAGGCGCGTCAGAACTGGTCCGATGCCGGCTGGGGCGACGTCGCCGACGGGATGGTCGCGGTCACCTCGGTCATGCGTGCCCACCAGATCCTGCTGGCCCGCGTCGAATCGGCGTTACGCCCCTACGATCTGAGCTTCTCCCGTTTCGAATTGCTACGGCTGCTGGCATTCTCCCGGCAGGGCGCTTTGCCGATCACCAAGGCGAGTGACCGGCTGCAAGTCCATGTCACCAGCGTCACCCACGCGATCCGGCGCCTCGAGGAGGCCAAGCTGGTCCGCCGCGTGCCTCATCCGACCGATGGACGCACGACTCTGGTGGAGATCACCGACCTCGGCCGCTCGACCGTCGAGGACGCGACGGCCACGCTCAACACCGAGGTGTTCGGCGACGTCGGGATGAGCGACGACGAGATGGCCGCGATGGTGACGGCGATTCAGTCGCTTCGGCGAGACGCCGGGGACTTCTGA
- the mmsB gene encoding 3-hydroxyisobutyrate dehydrogenase has translation MTTIAFLGLGNMGGPMAANLVTAGHTVHGFDPVPEAVKTAQGNGVETFPTAVEAVAAAEVVITMLPSGPIVKKCYADILPAAPTGALFIDSSTISVDDAREINEQAAEHGFAQLDAPVSGGVKGAVAGTLAFMVGGADDAFIAARSTLDPMAGKVIHCGSAGAGQAAKVCNNMVLAVQQIAVGEAFVLAEKLGLSDQALYDVITGATGNCWAVQTNCPVPGPVPTSPSNNDFKPGFATALMNKDLGLAMDAVASTGSRAPLGTHAAQLYKAFAEQHAGLDFSAIITSLH, from the coding sequence ATGACGACGATCGCCTTTCTGGGACTGGGCAACATGGGTGGGCCGATGGCGGCGAACCTGGTGACGGCCGGACACACCGTGCACGGGTTCGATCCGGTGCCGGAGGCGGTGAAGACTGCGCAGGGGAACGGTGTCGAGACCTTCCCGACGGCGGTCGAGGCCGTGGCGGCAGCCGAAGTGGTGATCACGATGCTCCCGAGCGGGCCGATCGTGAAGAAGTGCTACGCCGACATCCTGCCCGCGGCGCCGACCGGCGCGCTCTTCATCGACAGCTCCACCATCTCGGTCGATGACGCGCGGGAGATCAACGAGCAGGCCGCCGAGCACGGCTTCGCCCAACTCGACGCCCCGGTGTCCGGCGGGGTGAAGGGTGCGGTCGCGGGCACGCTCGCCTTCATGGTCGGCGGTGCGGACGACGCGTTCATCGCCGCGCGCTCGACGCTGGACCCGATGGCGGGCAAGGTGATCCACTGTGGCAGCGCCGGCGCGGGCCAGGCCGCGAAGGTGTGCAACAACATGGTGCTCGCCGTTCAGCAGATCGCGGTCGGTGAAGCGTTCGTGCTCGCCGAAAAGCTCGGACTCTCCGACCAGGCGCTCTACGACGTGATCACCGGTGCCACCGGCAACTGCTGGGCGGTCCAGACCAACTGTCCGGTTCCCGGTCCGGTCCCGACCTCGCCGTCGAACAACGATTTCAAGCCCGGCTTTGCGACGGCACTGATGAACAAGGATCTGGGTCTGGCGATGGATGCGGTGGCCAGCACCGGGTCCCGGGCGCCACTCGGTACCCATGCCGCCCAGCTGTACAAGGCATTTGCCGAACAGCACGCCGGCCTGGACTTCAGCGCGATCATCACGTCGCTGCACTGA